One part of the Melospiza melodia melodia isolate bMelMel2 chromosome 3, bMelMel2.pri, whole genome shotgun sequence genome encodes these proteins:
- the LOC134415645 gene encoding solute carrier family 22 member 2-like, which produces MPTLDDILEHVGEFDRFQKQTFFVLCLLSASFTPVYVGVVFFGFTPEHRCSSPGVAELSQRCGWSLEEQLNHTVPQWDGHGASFSSRCRRYEVDWNTTGISCTDPLGSLGGTGDTVPLGPCRDGWVYDSPGSSIVTEFDLVCEDSWKLDLFQSSVNAGFFIGSLNIGYIADRFGRKFCLLTTIVANIVCGLLLVFVPSYLWIVIIRFLQGLVSKGCWTAGYILVTEVVGPQYRRTVGILYQAAFSVGLLLFDGIAYALPHWRWLQLTVTLPTCFLLLYYWCLPESPRWLISQGKNDKAMKIVRNMAKTNHKKMPSHFKDIKFEEDDCGKQNPSLMDLFRTPQIRKNTLILMYNWFTSSILYQGLIMHMGMAAENMYLDFLYSALVEFPAAFIIIVTIDRVGRRYPWAVSNLVAGAACLATALIPEDLHWLKVITACIGRMGITMAFEMVCFVNTELYPTYIRNLGVMVCSSLCDIGGVIVPFIVYRLVEIWHDLPLVVFTVLGLIAGGLVLLLPETKGRVLPETVEDVENFHRQSAPTAKKIYLQVLGSEVARG; this is translated from the exons ATGCCAACCCTAGATGACATTTTAGAGCATGTTGGCGAATTTGACAGGTTCCAGAAGCAAACCTTTTTTGTCCTATGTTTGTTATCTGCCTCCTTCACCCCAGTGTACGTGGGGGTCGTCTTCTTTGGGTTCACCCCTGAGCACCGCTgctccagccccggggtggctgaGCTGAGCCAGCGCTGTGGCTGgagcctggaggagcagctcaATCACACAGTTCCCCAGTGGGATGGCCACGGGGCCAGCTTCAGCAGCCGCTGCAGGAGGTACGAGGTGGACTGGAACACAACAGGCATCAGCTGCACCGACCCCCTCGGCagcctggggggcactggggacactgtccCCCTCGGGCCCTGCCGGGATGGCTGGGTCTACGACTCCCCAGGGAGCTCTATCGTGACAGAG TTTGACCTGGTGTGTGAGGACTCCTGGAAGTTGGATCTCTTTCAGTCTTCTGTGAATGCTGGGTTTTTTATTGGCTCCTTAAACATTGGCTACATTGCAGACAG GTTTGGCCGTAAATTTTGCCTTTTAACAACAATTGTTGCCAATATTGTGTGTGGACTCCTTCTGGTCTTCGTGCCCAGCTACCTGTGGATAGTCATCATCCGGTTCTTGCAAGGGCTGGTCAGCAAGGGCTGCTGGACTGCAGGCTACATCCTGG TGACGGAGGTGGTGGGCCCGCAGTACCGCAGGACGGTGGGGATCCTCTACCAGGCCGCCTTCTCCGTCGGGCTCCTGCTCTTCGATGGCATCGCCTACGCCCTCCCGCACTGGCGGTGGCTGCAGCTCACCGTCACCCTGCCCACCTGCTTCCTCCTGCTCTACTACTG GTGCCTCCCAGAGTCTCCCAGGTGGCTGATATCTCAAGGAAAAAATGACAAAGCCATGAAAATTGTCAGAAATATGgctaaaacaaatcacaaaaagATGCCTTCCCATTTTAAG GATATCAAATTTGAAGAGGATGATTGTGGAAAGCAGAATCCCTCACTGATGGACCTTTTCAGGACACCACAGATAAGAAAGAACACGCTCATTTTGATGTACAACTG GTTCACAAGCTCCATCCTCTACCAGGGGCTCATCATGCACATGGGAATGGCTGCTGAGAACATGTACCTGGATTTCCTCTACTCTGCTCTCGTAGAGTTCCCAGCTGCCTTCATCATCATTGTCACAATTGACCGTGTCGGGCGGCGCTACCCCTGGGCCGTGTCCAACCTGGTGGCTGGGGCCGCCTGCCTTGCCACAGCCCTCATCCCAGAGG ATCTACATTGGTTAAAAGTGATTACTGCTTGCATTGGGAGAATGGGAATTACAATGGCTTTTGAAATGGTTTGCTTTGTAAACACAGAACTGTATCCAACTTACATCAG GAACCTCGGGGTGATGGTTTGCTCCTCTCTGTGTGATATTGGTGGAGTCATCGTGCCATTCATTGTCTACAGACTGGTGGAGATCTGGCACGACCTGCCACTGGTTGTCTTCA CTGTGCTTGGTTTGATTGCGGGTGGATTGGTGCTGCTTCTGCCTGAAACTAAAGGAAGAGTTTTGCCTGAGACTGTGGAGGATGTTGAAAACTTTCACAG GCAAAGTGCTCCAACGGCCAAAAAAATCTATCTCCAAGTCCTAGGATCAGAAGTAGCACGTGGCTGA